A DNA window from Coffea arabica cultivar ET-39 chromosome 6c, Coffea Arabica ET-39 HiFi, whole genome shotgun sequence contains the following coding sequences:
- the LOC113694015 gene encoding nudix hydrolase 23, chloroplastic isoform X2, translated as MLKAVPILGSCSSASSSGLVASLSQRLKLKKKKKAILLHPSCACGFSLISRTSIAPKTISLSSRKSTSPFLLPAHKYNQKGYFCNFRVSGMSLAHNESPPDGPSSSSPSSVTIHSSTGSTRKINFCQSCGGPTKHEIPNGEEKMREVCTVCGKIAYVNPKMVVGCLIEHEDKILLCRRKIQPSYGLWTLPAGYMEMGESAADGATRETWEEANAEVDILSPFAQLDIPLIGQTYIIFLAKLRRPHFSPGQESSECRLFALDDIPFDSLAFSSMLVTLKLYIEDRQVGRPKFHYGIINKRPGTSPSEIYAYTLDDHMKS; from the exons ATGCTAAAAGCCGTACCGATTCTTGGTTCATGTTCTTCAGCTTCATCGTCTGGGTTGGTGGCTTCTCTCTCCCAGAGattgaaattgaagaagaagaagaaggcaaTCCTCCTCCATCCCAGTTGTGCTTGTGggttttctttgatttcaagAACATCCATAGCCCCCAAAACAATCtcattatcatcaagaaaatcaaCCTCCCCATTTCTTCTTCCAGCTCACAAGTACAATCAAAAGGGCTATTTCTGCAATTTCAGAGTTTCTGGGATGTCTCTTGCTCATAATGAATCCCCGCCCGATGGCCCTTCGTCATCATCGCCATCATCAGTTACAATTCACTCTTCAACT GGCAGCACCCGCAAGATCAATTTCTGTCAATCATGTGGTGGCCCAACAAAACATGAGATACCAAATGGAGAGGAGAAGATGAGGGAAGTTTGCACTGTTTGTGGAAAGATTGCATACGTGAACCCAAAAATG GTCGTAGGTTGTTTGATTGAGCATGAAGATAAGATACTGCTATGCAGGCGAAAGATCCAACCATCATATGGCCTTTG GACGCTTCCTGCTGGTTACATGGAGATGGGCGAATCTGCTGCTGATGGTGCAACTAGGGAAACATGGGAAGAGGCAAATGCAGAAGTGGATATTTTGTCCCCCTTTGCACAATTGGATATACCTCTTATAGGTCAG ACATACATCATTTTTCTAGCTAAGCTGAGGAGGCCCCACTTTTCACCAGGTCAAGAATCATCAGAGTGCAGGCTCTTTGCACTAGATGATATTCCATTTGATTCCTTGGCATTTTCATCGATGTTGGTTACCTTAAAACTG TACATTGAAGATCGACAGGTTGGAAGGCCCAAGTTTCACTATGGCATTATAAACAAAAG GCCTGGGACCAGCCCTTCTGAAATTTATGCTTACACGCTTGATGATCACATGAAATCCTAA
- the LOC113694015 gene encoding nudix hydrolase 23, chloroplastic isoform X1: protein MLKAVPILGSCSSASSSGLVASLSQRLKLKKKKKAILLHPSCACGFSLISRTSIAPKTISLSSRKSTSPFLLPAHKYNQKGYFCNFRVSGMSLAHNESPPDGPSSSSPSSVTIHSSTGSTRKINFCQSCGGPTKHEIPNGEEKMREVCTVCGKIAYVNPKMVVGCLIEHEDKILLCRRKIQPSYGLWTLPAGYMEMGESAADGATRETWEEANAEVDILSPFAQLDIPLIGQTYIIFLAKLRRPHFSPGQESSECRLFALDDIPFDSLAFSSMLVTLKLYIEDRQVGRPKFHYGIINKRYSSFFLICFLHFLVFLLSLCCKLEKQKRIGHHRHQTPGTMKVLCMWLLYLICFVKEKQEDNHHQLLKRENFSLL, encoded by the exons ATGCTAAAAGCCGTACCGATTCTTGGTTCATGTTCTTCAGCTTCATCGTCTGGGTTGGTGGCTTCTCTCTCCCAGAGattgaaattgaagaagaagaagaaggcaaTCCTCCTCCATCCCAGTTGTGCTTGTGggttttctttgatttcaagAACATCCATAGCCCCCAAAACAATCtcattatcatcaagaaaatcaaCCTCCCCATTTCTTCTTCCAGCTCACAAGTACAATCAAAAGGGCTATTTCTGCAATTTCAGAGTTTCTGGGATGTCTCTTGCTCATAATGAATCCCCGCCCGATGGCCCTTCGTCATCATCGCCATCATCAGTTACAATTCACTCTTCAACT GGCAGCACCCGCAAGATCAATTTCTGTCAATCATGTGGTGGCCCAACAAAACATGAGATACCAAATGGAGAGGAGAAGATGAGGGAAGTTTGCACTGTTTGTGGAAAGATTGCATACGTGAACCCAAAAATG GTCGTAGGTTGTTTGATTGAGCATGAAGATAAGATACTGCTATGCAGGCGAAAGATCCAACCATCATATGGCCTTTG GACGCTTCCTGCTGGTTACATGGAGATGGGCGAATCTGCTGCTGATGGTGCAACTAGGGAAACATGGGAAGAGGCAAATGCAGAAGTGGATATTTTGTCCCCCTTTGCACAATTGGATATACCTCTTATAGGTCAG ACATACATCATTTTTCTAGCTAAGCTGAGGAGGCCCCACTTTTCACCAGGTCAAGAATCATCAGAGTGCAGGCTCTTTGCACTAGATGATATTCCATTTGATTCCTTGGCATTTTCATCGATGTTGGTTACCTTAAAACTG TACATTGAAGATCGACAGGTTGGAAGGCCCAAGTTTCACTATGGCATTATAAACAAAAGgtattcttcatttttcttaatttgctttcttcattttctggtGTTTCTGCTGTCACTTTGTTGTAAGCTTGAGAAACAGAAAAGGATAGGACATCATCGCCATCAAACTCCTGGTACTATGAAAGTTCTTTGTATGTGGCTCCTGTATCTCATCTGTTTTGTCAAAGAAAAGCAAGAAGACAATCATCATCAACTGTTAAAAAGAGAAAACTTCTCGTTGCTTTGA
- the LOC113694015 gene encoding nudix hydrolase 23, chloroplastic isoform X3, translated as MLKAVPILGSCSSASSSGLVASLSQRLKLKKKKKAILLHPSCACGFSLISRTSIAPKTISLSSRKSTSPFLLPAHKYNQKGYFCNFRVSGMSLAHNESPPDGPSSSSPSSVTIHSSTGSTRKINFCQSCGGPTKHEIPNGEEKMREVCTVCGKIAYVNPKMVVGCLIEHEDKILLCRRKIQPSYGLWTLPAGYMEMGESAADGATRETWEEANAEVDILSPFAQLDIPLIGQTYIIFLAKLRRPHFSPGQESSECRLFALDDIPFDSLAFSSMLVTLKLYIEDRQVGRPKFHYGIINKR; from the exons ATGCTAAAAGCCGTACCGATTCTTGGTTCATGTTCTTCAGCTTCATCGTCTGGGTTGGTGGCTTCTCTCTCCCAGAGattgaaattgaagaagaagaagaaggcaaTCCTCCTCCATCCCAGTTGTGCTTGTGggttttctttgatttcaagAACATCCATAGCCCCCAAAACAATCtcattatcatcaagaaaatcaaCCTCCCCATTTCTTCTTCCAGCTCACAAGTACAATCAAAAGGGCTATTTCTGCAATTTCAGAGTTTCTGGGATGTCTCTTGCTCATAATGAATCCCCGCCCGATGGCCCTTCGTCATCATCGCCATCATCAGTTACAATTCACTCTTCAACT GGCAGCACCCGCAAGATCAATTTCTGTCAATCATGTGGTGGCCCAACAAAACATGAGATACCAAATGGAGAGGAGAAGATGAGGGAAGTTTGCACTGTTTGTGGAAAGATTGCATACGTGAACCCAAAAATG GTCGTAGGTTGTTTGATTGAGCATGAAGATAAGATACTGCTATGCAGGCGAAAGATCCAACCATCATATGGCCTTTG GACGCTTCCTGCTGGTTACATGGAGATGGGCGAATCTGCTGCTGATGGTGCAACTAGGGAAACATGGGAAGAGGCAAATGCAGAAGTGGATATTTTGTCCCCCTTTGCACAATTGGATATACCTCTTATAGGTCAG ACATACATCATTTTTCTAGCTAAGCTGAGGAGGCCCCACTTTTCACCAGGTCAAGAATCATCAGAGTGCAGGCTCTTTGCACTAGATGATATTCCATTTGATTCCTTGGCATTTTCATCGATGTTGGTTACCTTAAAACTG TACATTGAAGATCGACAGGTTGGAAGGCCCAAGTTTCACTATGGCATTATAAACAAAAG ATAG
- the LOC113693007 gene encoding flavonol 3-sulfotransferase, with amino-acid sequence MSSISLTAAHSHSKESLDMGTATNFQKSTGLASLDICISTKDFGTTWLKALCFAIQTRTITHEKSNPLLSKLPHLLVPFLQVDLAENPKNGDLDHNLLPLFSTHMPYTSLPESIQKSGSKIIYICREPKATLTSYAHFSNKMRMNNDSEATLIQQHRLQDSFQQFCEGKCPGGPYWDHVLGYWKASLERPDAVLFLKYEGLKKDILLHIRKMAEFMGRPFSAEEEEHGVPQKIADMFSFDNLSSVDVNKNGKHRLSASVEIPNSAYFRKGTGDDWKNHLTQEMIQTVDQITQQKLLGSNLSFGLV; translated from the exons ATGAGCAGCATTTCTTTAACTGCTGCTCATTCTCATTCAAAAGAATCCTTGGACATGGGCACAGCAACAAACTTCCAAAAGAGTACTGGCCTGGCATCTCTGGATATTTGTATCAGTACCAAGGATTTTG GAACCACCTGGCTAAAGGCCTTGTGTTTTGCCATTCAAACAAGGACCATCACCCACGAAAAATCCAACCCTTTGCTAAGCAAGCTCCCCCATCTTCTCGTGCCATTTCTGCAAGTTGATCTTGCTGAAAACCCGAAGAACGGGGACCTCGATCATAACCTTCTCCCGCTCTTCTCAACACACATGCCCTATACTTCACTGCCAGAATCCATACAGAAATCGGGCTCGAAAATCATATACATATGCAGGGAACCGAAGGCTACTCTTACTTCTTATGCTCACTTCTCAAACAAGATGAGGATGAACAATGACTCCGAAGCAACATTAATCCAACAGCACCGGCTCCAAGACTCGTTTCAGCAGTTTTGTGAGGGTAAATGTCCAGGGGGGCCGTATTGGGATCATGTTTTGGGGTACTGGAAAGCAAGTCTTGAAAGGCCAGATGCAGTCTTGTTCCTGAAATACGAAGGTCTGAAGAAGGATATCTTGCTTCACATCAGAAAAATGGCTGAGTTCATGGGAAGACCATTTTCCGCGGAGGAAGAGGAGCATGGTGTACCTCAAAAGATCGCTGATATGTTTAGCTTTGACAACTTGAGTAGTGTAGATGTTAACAAGAATGGTAAGCACCGGCTTTCTGCTTCGGTCGAGATCCCAAACAGTGCATACTTCAGAAAGGGAACAGGTGATGATTGGAAGAATCATCTTACACAAGAGATGATCCAAACTGTTGATCAGATTACGCAGCAGAAACTACTTGGATCTAATTTGTCCTTCGGACTAGTGTGA